Proteins encoded in a region of the Triticum dicoccoides isolate Atlit2015 ecotype Zavitan chromosome 3A, WEW_v2.0, whole genome shotgun sequence genome:
- the LOC119266666 gene encoding xyloglucan galactosyltransferase KATAMARI1 homolog: MKPFSRSLQRDLDAAAAADDDDGKHHSADDKQNPERGARRPSRLFYLALLYVVFWALVFYHHFSTSVQQSVSAAVAAPTVLQLRPAAFFSVPRIFRRDPCAGRYVYMYDLPPRFNADLVRECRRISGSTDVCKDVANDGFGPNITGGGEDGSLPESGAYDTDQYMLGLIFHARMRRHECLTADPAAAAVVYVPFYAGLDSAMHLGSKDLAARDALSRDVVDWLARRPEWRAMGGRDHFLVSGRGTWDFIVSPDAVGWGNALMTFPAILNATFLTTEASPWHGNDFAVPFPSHSHPSSDAEVVGWQDRVHQMDRPFLWGFAGGARGGSQRTVRAQIMEQCGRSSRCALLGVPAPGHYAPGRAMRLLESAEFCVQPRGDGYTRKSTFDTILAGCIPVFFHPISAYLQYIWHLPRDHRSYSVFIPHGDVVERNASIEEVLSRIPPAKVAQMRERVIRLIPTVLYRHPAAKGVTFKDAFDVALERVIDRVAKRRRAAAEGREYVDSVDGKYSWKYDLAQDREKMLAPHEFDPYIDT; encoded by the coding sequence TCTCGCGGAGCCTCCAGCGAGATCTggacgccgcggccgccgccgacgacgacgatggcaagCACCACTCCGCCGACGATAAGCAGAACCCCGAGAGGGGCGCACGGCGGCCGTCCCGGCTCTTCTACCTCGCGCTCCTCTACGTCGTCTTCTGGGCGCTGGTATtctaccaccacttctccaccaGCGTGCAGCAGTCAGTCAGCGCGGCGGTGGCAGCGCCCACCGTGCTCCAGCTCAGGCCGGCGGCCTTCTTCTCGGTGCCCCGCATCTTCCGCCGCGACCCGTGCGCCGGCCGGTACGTGTACATGTACGACCTGCCGCCGCGGTTCAACGCCGACCTCGTCCGCGAGTGCCGCCGGATCTCGGGCTCCACCGACGTGTGCAAGGACGTGGCCAACGACGGGTTCGGCCCGAACATCACGGGCGGCGGCGAGGACGGGTCGCTGCCGGAGAGCGGGGCCTACGACACCGACCAGTacatgctcggcctcatcttccacgccCGGATGCGGCGGCACGAGTGCctcaccgccgaccccgccgcggCCGCCGTGGTGTACGTCCCGTTCTACGCCGGGCTCGACTCGGCGATGCACCTCGGGAGCAAAGACCTCGCGGCGCGGGACGCCCTGTCGCGGGACGTGGTGGACTGGCTGGCGCGGCGGCCAGAGTGGCGCGCCATGGGCGGGCGCGACCACTTCCTGGTGTCCGGGCGGGGCACGTGGGACTTCATCGTCAGCCCGGACGCCGTCGGCTGGGGAAACGCGCTCATGACCTTCCCGGCCATCCTCAACGCCACGTTCCTCACCACCGAAGCCAGCCCATGGCACGGCAACGACTTCGCCGTGCCGTTCCCGTCGCACTCCCACCCGTCGTCCGACGCCGAGGTGGTCGGCTGGCAGGACCGCGTGCACCAGATGGACCGCCCGTTTCTCTGGGGCTTCGCCGGCGGGGCCCGCGGCGGCAGCCAGCGCACGGTGCGCGCCCAGATCATGGAGCAGTGCGGCAGGTCGAGCCGGTGCGCGCTGCTCGGCGTGCCGGCGCCGGGGCACTACGCGCCGGGCCGCGCCATGCGGCTGCTGGAGAGCGCCGAGTTCTGCGTGCAGCCGCGCGGCGACGGGTACACGCGCAAGTCCACCTTCGACACCATCCTCGCCGGCTGCATCCCGGTCTTCTTCCACCCCATCTCCGCCTACCTCCAGTACATCTGGCACCTGCCCAGGGACCACCGGAGCTACTCGGTGTTTATCCCGCACGGCGACGTGGTCGAGCGGAACGCCAGCATCGAGGAGGTGCTGAGCAGGATACCGCCGGCGAAGGTGGCGCAGATGCGGGAGCGGGTCATCCGGCTCATCCCCACCGTGCTGTACCGGCACCCGGCGGCCAAGGGCGTGACGTTCAAGGACGCGTTCGACGTCGCCCTCGAGCGCGTCATCGACCGGGTGGCGAAGCGCCGGCGCGCCGCCGCCGAGGGACGGGAGTACGTGGACAGCGTCGACGGAAAATATAGCTGGAAGTACGACCTGGCACAAGATAGGGAGAAAATGTTGGCCCCGCACGAGTTCGATCCATATATCGACACGTAA